A genomic region of Nostoc sp. UHCC 0702 contains the following coding sequences:
- a CDS encoding 30S ribosomal protein S20 produces MANTKSALKRAQIAERNRLRNKSYKSAVKTLMKKYLASVEVYTANPTPESKQEVQARLSEAYSKIDKAVKRGILHPNNGARKKSRLASKLKPVTQTA; encoded by the coding sequence GTGGCGAATACAAAGTCTGCTCTCAAGCGCGCCCAAATCGCAGAACGCAATCGGCTGCGTAACAAATCTTATAAATCAGCGGTTAAAACGCTGATGAAGAAATACCTGGCAAGCGTGGAAGTCTATACAGCTAATCCTACCCCTGAATCAAAACAAGAAGTGCAGGCGCGGCTGTCCGAGGCTTACAGCAAAATTGATAAAGCTGTCAAGCGGGGTATCCTCCACCCCAACAATGGGGCCAGGAAAAAGTCGAGATTGGCTAGTAAACTCAAGCCAGTTACACAAACAGCATAG
- the hisD gene encoding histidinol dehydrogenase: MLRIITQQADVIAELQRICDRTHDEQVLHKEATVREVLQAVKRQGDKAVLHYTAEFDNQTLKPEELRVTGSELDAAYQQVSKELLQAIQLACRQIEAFHRQRVPKSWVHFGDDDVVLGKRYTPVDRAGLYVPGGRAAYPSTVLMNAIPAKVAGVPRVVMVTPPRAGKAINPAVLVAAQEAGVQEIYRVGGAQAIAALAYGTETIPKVNVITGPGNIYVTLAKKLVYGIVGIDSLAGPSEVLIIADESANPVHVATDLLAQAEHDPMAAAILLTTDTALAKNVQVAVERQLVDHPRRIDTEKAIAHYGLIVVVESLEAAAELSNEFAPEHLELEIKDPWALVPLIRHAGAIFLGYSTPEAVGDYLAGPNHTLPTSGAARYASPLGVETFLKHSSIIQYSQTALQKVAGAIDALATAEGLPSHTDSVRRRIQQEE, translated from the coding sequence ATGCTGCGAATCATTACTCAGCAGGCAGACGTAATAGCAGAACTACAACGTATCTGCGATCGCACCCATGATGAACAGGTGCTTCACAAAGAAGCTACGGTGCGGGAAGTGTTGCAAGCAGTCAAGCGCCAAGGCGACAAAGCTGTGTTGCACTATACAGCTGAATTTGACAATCAAACCTTGAAGCCCGAAGAACTGCGGGTTACAGGTTCGGAACTGGATGCAGCCTACCAACAGGTATCTAAAGAACTGCTCCAGGCAATTCAGCTAGCTTGCCGTCAAATTGAAGCATTTCACCGTCAGCGAGTCCCAAAAAGTTGGGTACACTTTGGCGATGATGATGTAGTGCTGGGCAAACGCTATACCCCTGTAGATCGAGCAGGGTTATACGTACCTGGTGGCCGCGCCGCATATCCTAGTACGGTGCTAATGAATGCTATTCCAGCCAAGGTAGCTGGTGTCCCTCGTGTGGTGATGGTGACACCACCAAGAGCAGGCAAAGCCATCAACCCAGCAGTTTTGGTGGCTGCCCAAGAAGCAGGGGTACAAGAAATTTATCGCGTTGGGGGGGCGCAAGCGATCGCTGCTTTAGCCTATGGCACAGAAACAATTCCCAAAGTGAATGTGATCACTGGGCCTGGTAATATTTATGTCACCCTCGCCAAAAAACTTGTCTACGGCATTGTGGGCATTGATTCTTTGGCTGGCCCAAGCGAAGTGCTAATTATTGCCGATGAATCAGCAAATCCCGTGCATGTTGCTACTGACTTATTGGCACAAGCTGAACACGATCCGATGGCGGCAGCGATTTTGTTGACGACGGATACTGCTTTGGCGAAAAATGTACAAGTAGCCGTGGAAAGACAGCTAGTAGATCACCCACGGCGAATAGATACTGAAAAAGCGATCGCTCACTACGGCTTAATTGTCGTTGTGGAATCTCTAGAAGCAGCCGCAGAACTATCCAATGAATTTGCCCCCGAACATTTGGAACTAGAAATTAAAGACCCTTGGGCACTAGTTCCACTGATTCGTCACGCAGGAGCAATCTTTTTGGGTTACTCTACACCGGAAGCAGTAGGAGACTATTTAGCAGGCCCTAATCATACCTTGCCAACTTCTGGTGCTGCTAGGTATGCTTCGCCTTTGGGGGTGGAAACGTTCCTCAAACACTCTAGTATTATTCAATACTCCCAAACTGCACTGCAAAAAGTGGCTGGTGCAATTGATGCCCTAGCAACAGCCGAAGGTTTACCTTCTCATACTGATTCAGTCCGACGCCGAATTCAGCAAGAAGAGTGA
- a CDS encoding universal stress protein: MLKNILVALDGSEIAERVIQTLEDLAFSQEAKVILCHVFPTPESEMDLPADRPHPESPALSFFQIEKLLQSYQEKLSVNSELELVTGDPAQEIIRLANIYKAELILIGSRGLTGMKRIVQGSVSSQVVEEAHCSVLVVKPN; encoded by the coding sequence GTGCTAAAAAATATTTTGGTAGCTCTGGACGGTTCGGAAATTGCAGAACGAGTCATTCAGACTTTAGAGGATTTGGCGTTTTCACAAGAGGCGAAAGTCATTCTTTGCCATGTGTTTCCTACACCAGAATCAGAGATGGATTTGCCCGCCGATCGCCCTCATCCAGAGTCCCCAGCGCTTTCTTTTTTTCAGATTGAAAAATTGCTACAATCCTATCAGGAGAAGTTATCAGTAAATAGTGAATTAGAACTGGTGACAGGCGACCCCGCCCAAGAAATTATTCGGCTTGCCAATATTTACAAAGCCGAGTTGATCCTAATTGGTAGTCGTGGGTTAACTGGTATGAAGCGAATTGTCCAAGGTTCGGTGAGTAGTCAAGTTGTGGAAGAAGCTCATTGTTCGGTTTTAGTAGTGAAGCCGAATTAG
- a CDS encoding Uma2 family endonuclease, with protein MTTTQAVTKRLTFAEYLAYDDGTDTRYELVNGELIPMSLGSGQHGAVAEFLNVYFQAEILRLKLDWTSKQMVIGVRSPRAGKWDTSRIPDVVVIPLSQWRELKNREAVIELNEPPPLLVVEVVSESTKTVDYRAKRVEYNILNIPEYWIVDPLTNKVTVFTLIEDLYEPLEFVGEDHIQSQTFPEIALTVEQVLTAGDYR; from the coding sequence ATGACCACAACACAAGCAGTTACCAAACGACTTACCTTTGCAGAGTATCTAGCTTATGACGATGGCACTGATACCCGCTACGAATTGGTGAATGGAGAACTAATTCCTATGAGTTTGGGAAGTGGACAACATGGTGCAGTAGCAGAATTCCTCAATGTTTATTTCCAAGCAGAAATTCTCCGGCTCAAGTTGGATTGGACTTCTAAACAAATGGTTATTGGTGTTCGTTCCCCCCGTGCTGGCAAATGGGATACATCTAGAATTCCAGATGTAGTTGTGATTCCATTGTCTCAGTGGCGAGAGTTAAAAAATAGAGAGGCAGTTATCGAACTCAACGAACCACCTCCCTTGTTAGTCGTAGAAGTTGTTAGCGAATCAACAAAGACTGTAGATTATCGAGCCAAGCGAGTAGAGTATAACATTCTCAATATTCCAGAGTATTGGATTGTCGATCCACTAACTAACAAAGTGACAGTTTTCACATTGATTGAAGATTTATACGAACCGCTAGAGTTTGTTGGTGAAGATCATATTCAATCTCAAACTTTTCCGGAGATAGCATTAACAGTTGAGCAAGTGTTAACAGCCGGAGACTATAGATGA
- the hslO gene encoding Hsp33 family molecular chaperone HslO encodes MADQLIRATAADGGIRAVGVITTRLTEEARQRHKLSYVATAALGRTMAAGLLMASNMKRVGSRVNVRVKGDGPLGGILVDAGLDGTVRGYVGNPSVELPPNAKGKLDVGGAVGDGFLYVVRDIGYGYPYSSTVELVSGEIGEDVAHYLVNSEQTPSALVLGVFVGASGVTAAGGLLVQVLPKAARDEALVAKLESRVAALSGFTPLLQAGKTLTEIFNDLLGDMGLSIFPESQMLRFHCGCSFDRVLGALKILGEAELQDMIIKDDGAEAICDFCGTVYQANRDHLTQLIVDLQRDASISR; translated from the coding sequence ATGGCAGATCAGTTAATTCGTGCGACGGCGGCTGATGGTGGAATTCGTGCGGTAGGTGTGATCACTACACGCTTAACAGAAGAAGCACGGCAACGCCACAAGCTTTCCTATGTGGCAACGGCAGCGCTGGGTCGGACGATGGCGGCGGGCTTATTGATGGCTTCTAATATGAAGCGAGTCGGGTCTAGGGTTAATGTCCGCGTTAAAGGCGATGGGCCTTTGGGTGGTATATTGGTAGATGCAGGCTTGGATGGGACAGTACGCGGCTATGTAGGCAACCCATCTGTAGAATTGCCTCCCAATGCTAAAGGTAAACTAGATGTCGGTGGTGCAGTAGGTGATGGCTTCCTGTATGTCGTGCGCGATATCGGTTACGGCTATCCTTACTCTAGTACTGTAGAACTCGTTTCGGGCGAAATTGGTGAAGATGTGGCTCATTACCTTGTGAATTCCGAACAAACACCTTCAGCCTTGGTTCTAGGCGTGTTCGTGGGCGCAAGTGGTGTAACGGCTGCTGGAGGTTTGTTGGTGCAAGTCTTACCCAAAGCTGCCAGAGATGAAGCTTTAGTTGCCAAGTTGGAATCACGAGTTGCTGCTTTGTCTGGTTTTACGCCTTTGTTACAAGCTGGCAAAACGTTAACAGAAATCTTCAATGATCTGTTAGGAGACATGGGACTCTCAATCTTTCCAGAAAGCCAAATGTTACGTTTTCACTGTGGTTGCTCTTTTGATCGCGTTTTGGGGGCATTAAAGATCCTGGGAGAAGCCGAACTGCAAGACATGATTATTAAAGATGATGGTGCTGAAGCAATTTGTGACTTTTGCGGCACGGTTTATCAGGCAAATAGGGATCACTTGACTCAGTTAATTGTAGATTTACAGAGGGACGCTTCTATTTCTAGATAA
- a CDS encoding chromosome segregation ATPase, with protein MTQRDIPDGWSPAGAGEPDKVDGSSRTPQFGEPQAFGIPATGSTSKSVKQRKQNNSEGLPINSRSEETSLPSRGSGKLPRWMKSLVLWSVLLTLIPGSIGFLAMAMLLKLPAAPNCPSIFWPLASASVRLHCAQLAASKQNVEDLLQAIALVKQLPQDHPLRGEINRFLEQWSKDILKLADENFQAGNLEQAIATARKIPEDLSAYKLVDEQIDKWESIWAKAEGIYQQALYELGKNQWQSAFMLAAKLLRVDNNYWSSTKYDQLNRIIASAREDSEKLAKAESLASSKVVDNLLQAIKLAESIGPDSYLYKKAQTSIPAFGRKMLNLAQAKLNARDADAAVDIANQIPEISGLHAEVEDFVAIADAQRNAWIGTVSSLQTAISQAQEIDPSRPVYDKAQQLIARWQLEIEDVGRLEKARSLASQGTINDLTAAIAEAQLVPVSNPRGSEARQEVGRWLSQVQTIEDQPYLDRAEQIALIEDINSLQAAIAEASQIRQGRALYPEARKKIRNWTAKIQRIQDQPYLDQARELAQSGDLPAAINAAQPLASSGRSLASEAQAAIDDWGGQIRARENWKKAREVALAATPEALAEAIRLADKVSSNSVLRLDVNVAIDQWSQQLLDIARSQGDSDMNRAIETARLIPRGSAAYSAAREQIRNWQKFLNPEPQPQPESEQLQPSTSTNGQ; from the coding sequence ATGACACAGCGGGATATTCCAGACGGTTGGTCACCAGCCGGAGCAGGAGAACCAGATAAAGTTGACGGATCGTCCCGAACGCCCCAATTCGGTGAGCCTCAAGCATTTGGTATCCCAGCTACTGGTTCTACCTCTAAGTCAGTGAAGCAGCGAAAACAAAACAATTCCGAAGGATTACCTATAAACAGTCGCTCAGAAGAAACCAGTTTACCTAGTAGAGGTTCTGGGAAACTGCCGCGTTGGATGAAAAGCTTGGTGTTGTGGTCAGTATTATTGACTTTAATTCCTGGCAGCATAGGATTTCTGGCGATGGCAATGCTGCTGAAATTACCAGCTGCTCCCAATTGCCCATCAATTTTTTGGCCCTTGGCTAGTGCGTCGGTGCGGCTACATTGCGCTCAGTTGGCAGCGTCGAAGCAGAATGTGGAAGATTTACTGCAAGCGATCGCTCTGGTCAAACAACTGCCACAAGATCACCCATTGCGTGGAGAAATTAATCGTTTTTTAGAACAATGGTCAAAGGATATCTTAAAGCTTGCTGATGAAAATTTCCAAGCAGGGAATTTAGAACAAGCGATCGCCACTGCTCGCAAAATACCTGAAGACTTATCAGCTTATAAATTGGTAGATGAGCAAATTGACAAATGGGAGTCAATATGGGCCAAGGCAGAAGGCATCTACCAACAGGCTTTATACGAATTAGGTAAAAACCAGTGGCAATCAGCTTTTATGCTGGCAGCCAAATTGCTGCGTGTAGACAATAATTATTGGTCAAGTACCAAATACGACCAATTAAATCGCATCATTGCCTCGGCACGGGAAGATAGCGAAAAATTAGCAAAAGCTGAAAGTTTAGCTTCTAGCAAAGTTGTAGATAACTTGCTACAAGCAATTAAACTCGCTGAATCTATTGGGCCAGATAGTTACTTGTATAAAAAAGCTCAAACATCCATTCCGGCATTTGGACGCAAGATGCTGAATTTGGCACAAGCAAAATTAAATGCGCGGGATGCAGATGCAGCAGTAGACATCGCCAACCAAATTCCCGAAATTTCTGGATTACATGCGGAAGTTGAAGACTTTGTTGCCATAGCTGATGCCCAAAGAAATGCATGGATAGGTACTGTTAGTAGTTTACAAACAGCGATTTCCCAGGCACAAGAAATTGATCCTTCCAGACCTGTGTATGACAAAGCACAACAATTAATTGCTCGTTGGCAGTTAGAAATTGAAGATGTGGGGCGTCTAGAAAAAGCGCGGTCACTAGCTAGCCAAGGAACAATTAACGATTTAACAGCAGCGATCGCAGAGGCACAACTTGTCCCCGTAAGCAACCCTCGTGGCTCAGAAGCTAGGCAAGAAGTGGGTCGCTGGCTGTCACAAGTGCAGACAATCGAAGACCAACCATATTTGGATCGCGCTGAACAGATTGCATTGATTGAGGATATCAACTCTTTGCAAGCAGCGATCGCAGAAGCCAGTCAAATTCGTCAAGGTCGCGCGTTGTATCCAGAAGCACGCAAAAAAATCCGCAATTGGACAGCGAAAATACAGCGAATCCAAGACCAACCATACTTAGATCAGGCGCGAGAACTGGCTCAGAGTGGCGATTTACCTGCTGCTATTAACGCAGCTCAACCCCTGGCATCATCAGGGCGATCGCTTGCTAGTGAAGCACAAGCAGCTATAGATGACTGGGGAGGACAAATCCGCGCCAGAGAAAACTGGAAAAAAGCGCGAGAAGTGGCACTGGCTGCTACACCAGAAGCATTAGCTGAGGCAATAAGGCTAGCAGATAAGGTGTCAAGCAATAGCGTTTTGCGCTTGGATGTAAATGTGGCCATTGACCAATGGAGTCAGCAGTTGTTAGACATTGCACGCTCTCAAGGTGATTCTGATATGAATCGAGCCATTGAAACTGCAAGGTTGATACCACGCGGTAGTGCTGCATACAGTGCAGCGCGAGAGCAAATCAGGAATTGGCAGAAATTTCTTAATCCTGAACCTCAGCCTCAACCTGAGTCTGAACAGTTGCAGCCATCGACTTCTACAAATGGTCAGTAA
- a CDS encoding 2OG-Fe(II) oxygenase, with protein MKYYQQQPNALSNNYLNDLWGEIQACPYFAINNLNRDFVGTKGFSVVFQRSHLPQVEQQFPYFKPYLDLALQPNCNAFYLNPLQLKEGSRVDPHIDRSLRSYCKTIEPPLIVSVLYVRVPQDMEGGELVLRSHKRQLGQIKPQMNTLLYFQGDLTHSVNAVKTPGNRLSLVCEQYSLSEAELQQIPEFTVESRVVQSTTKKKK; from the coding sequence TTGAAATACTATCAACAACAGCCCAACGCTTTATCCAACAATTACTTGAACGATTTGTGGGGAGAAATCCAAGCTTGCCCTTACTTTGCTATCAACAACCTCAACCGTGATTTTGTTGGTACAAAAGGATTTTCTGTCGTATTTCAACGATCGCACTTACCCCAAGTAGAACAGCAGTTTCCCTACTTCAAGCCTTACCTGGATCTGGCTCTCCAGCCGAATTGTAATGCTTTTTACCTCAATCCTTTACAACTCAAGGAAGGCTCCCGTGTCGATCCGCACATCGATCGCTCGTTACGTTCCTACTGCAAAACCATTGAGCCGCCTTTAATTGTCAGTGTTTTGTATGTTCGAGTACCACAAGATATGGAAGGGGGAGAATTAGTACTGCGATCGCACAAACGCCAACTAGGACAGATTAAGCCACAAATGAATACTCTACTTTACTTTCAAGGTGATTTAACCCATTCAGTCAATGCCGTAAAAACCCCAGGAAATCGCCTCAGCTTGGTTTGTGAACAATATAGTTTAAGCGAAGCTGAACTACAGCAAATCCCTGAATTTACCGTAGAGTCAAGAGTTGTTCAATCGACAACAAAAAAGAAAAAGTAG
- a CDS encoding transposase, with amino-acid sequence MGVQQNRISTDKDTRAILEYLCTESNKLNNCAVYYARQIYLKTHKFVTGFDLVKAVGKNRHFSALPSEVAVQTCLSVGESVKSFSELIKKSKKGELNLKPKFPNYRKPGLNLIAFPRRSLKLINNQIRFALGLQIKAWFGIKEFFLPMPTNLCFDVIKEVRILPRNRELYIEFVYEVSISTSVLEQSKVLGIDHGINNWLTCVSNIGTSFIVDGLHLKSLNQWYNKSIAKIKENKPQGFWSNRLASITEKRNRQMRHAVNQAAIIVINHCIDHQIGSIVFGWNQGQKDSADLGKKNNQKFVQIPTAKLKNRIEQLCEQYGIEFIETEESYTSKTSFLDNDVLPTIGAKPDGWRSSGVRTNRGLFKSATGIKINADCNGAANILRKVAMIAKFDLAGISRGCLSQPKKVLLWTLQKSQCL; translated from the coding sequence ATGGGAGTCCAGCAAAATAGAATATCAACAGATAAAGATACAAGAGCAATACTAGAATATCTTTGCACTGAATCAAATAAATTAAATAATTGTGCGGTGTACTATGCCAGACAAATCTATTTGAAAACTCACAAGTTTGTAACTGGTTTTGATTTAGTAAAAGCAGTTGGGAAAAACAGACATTTTTCTGCTTTACCGTCAGAAGTTGCTGTACAAACTTGTTTATCTGTTGGTGAGTCAGTCAAATCTTTTTCTGAATTAATTAAAAAAAGTAAAAAGGGAGAACTAAACCTTAAACCTAAATTCCCAAATTACAGAAAGCCAGGACTAAATTTAATAGCTTTTCCCAGACGCTCTTTAAAGCTAATTAACAATCAAATCCGATTTGCTTTGGGTTTACAAATTAAAGCATGGTTTGGTATTAAAGAATTTTTTCTCCCGATGCCAACTAATTTATGTTTTGATGTAATTAAAGAGGTTAGGATTTTACCTAGAAATAGAGAACTGTATATTGAATTTGTGTATGAGGTTTCCATCTCTACATCTGTACTTGAGCAGTCTAAAGTATTAGGAATTGACCACGGAATAAACAACTGGCTGACCTGTGTCTCTAATATTGGAACATCTTTTATAGTTGATGGTTTACATCTCAAAAGTCTCAATCAGTGGTACAACAAATCAATTGCCAAAATCAAAGAGAATAAGCCACAAGGTTTTTGGTCAAACAGGCTTGCATCAATTACAGAAAAACGTAATAGACAAATGCGTCACGCTGTAAATCAAGCTGCAATAATCGTAATTAACCATTGTATTGATCATCAAATTGGTTCAATTGTTTTTGGTTGGAACCAAGGACAAAAAGATAGTGCTGATCTGGGTAAAAAGAACAATCAAAAGTTTGTTCAGATCCCAACAGCAAAATTAAAAAACCGTATTGAACAGTTATGTGAACAATACGGGATTGAGTTTATTGAAACCGAAGAAAGCTATACCTCTAAAACATCGTTCCTAGATAATGATGTCCTACCTACAATCGGTGCGAAACCTGATGGGTGGAGAAGTAGTGGTGTTAGAACCAATCGCGGTTTGTTTAAATCAGCAACTGGAATCAAAATAAATGCAGACTGTAATGGGGCTGCCAATATTCTCCGTAAAGTAGCGATGATAGCTAAATTTGATTTAGCTGGAATCAGTAGAGGTTGTTTAAGTCAGCCTAAGAAAGTTCTTTTGTGGACTCTTCAGAAATCTCAGTGTCTTTAG
- the tnpA gene encoding IS200/IS605 family transposase, producing the protein MLQQEDYKTNNHVKFLINYHFVFIPKRRRKVLKGDIATRVRQIFLELAIEKGWDILALEVAPDHIHLFVSVKPTDTPQIVVKAFKGRSSFYLRKEFPELLKLPSLWTSSYFVSTALNVSSEAIIKYIEDPHHGTN; encoded by the coding sequence ATGTTGCAGCAAGAAGACTATAAAACCAATAACCATGTTAAATTTCTGATTAATTACCATTTTGTTTTCATCCCTAAGCGTAGAAGAAAAGTACTCAAAGGTGATATTGCAACTAGAGTGAGACAAATATTTTTAGAATTAGCAATAGAAAAAGGATGGGATATTTTAGCTTTAGAAGTAGCGCCAGATCATATCCATCTATTTGTTAGTGTCAAGCCGACTGACACGCCGCAAATAGTAGTCAAAGCATTTAAAGGACGTTCGAGTTTCTATTTACGAAAAGAATTCCCTGAACTATTGAAACTACCAAGCTTATGGACTAGTAGTTATTTCGTATCAACAGCTCTTAATGTTAGCAGTGAGGCTATTATAAAGTATATTGAAGACCCACACCACGGGACTAATTAA
- a CDS encoding tetratricopeptide repeat protein — protein MYKRISLIVSVLLLGCCTVTIPSVAQAQVLVSQAKNPELKEILEEGRRLVDVGDYNGAIAVYQRASTLDPKNAKIHSGIGYLYAQQGNYQSALASYRRAIAINPNNSDFYYAVGYIKGNLGDTAGAKEAYRKAIQLNRNHMNAYIGLGVTQARLGDYEAAMWAYDQAISLNKNNAQTYEFMASMYKQRRQTKQANTVLQKARILYQKQNDLDGVARVDAMLRELGG, from the coding sequence GTGTACAAACGCATTTCATTGATAGTTAGTGTACTGTTATTAGGATGTTGTACAGTAACCATCCCCTCAGTAGCTCAAGCTCAGGTACTAGTATCGCAAGCCAAAAACCCTGAGTTAAAGGAAATCTTAGAGGAAGGCCGCAGGCTGGTGGATGTCGGTGATTATAATGGAGCGATCGCTGTCTATCAACGAGCCAGTACCCTAGACCCCAAAAATGCCAAAATTCATTCTGGCATAGGCTACTTATACGCCCAACAAGGAAATTACCAGTCGGCGCTAGCCTCATATCGTCGTGCTATTGCTATCAACCCCAATAATAGCGATTTTTACTATGCTGTGGGTTATATCAAAGGTAATTTAGGTGATACTGCTGGAGCTAAGGAAGCTTACCGTAAAGCCATACAACTCAACCGCAACCACATGAATGCCTATATAGGATTGGGTGTAACCCAAGCCCGTTTGGGAGATTATGAAGCAGCTATGTGGGCATACGATCAAGCAATCAGCCTTAACAAGAACAATGCCCAAACTTATGAGTTTATGGCTTCTATGTATAAACAGCGACGCCAAACCAAACAAGCAAATACTGTGCTTCAAAAAGCTCGTATCCTATACCAAAAACAGAATGACTTGGATGGAGTAGCCAGGGTAGATGCTATGTTGCGAGAGTTAGGGGGATGA
- a CDS encoding YbjQ family protein, with product MILTTTDVIQGAVIESYLGIVTAEVVYGSNFLRDFLASIRDVIGGRTGSYERLFEQGQRKAIAELEQRAQRLGANAVIGIEIDTGTINVDQSGVLLLITATGTAVKMR from the coding sequence ATGATTTTAACTACAACTGATGTGATTCAAGGTGCAGTTATTGAGTCATATTTAGGTATTGTGACGGCAGAAGTCGTTTATGGCAGCAACTTCCTGCGGGATTTTTTAGCCAGTATTCGGGATGTGATTGGTGGACGCACCGGCAGCTACGAGCGTCTATTTGAACAGGGACAACGCAAAGCAATAGCCGAATTAGAACAACGGGCGCAGCGTTTAGGAGCAAATGCTGTGATTGGCATTGAAATTGATACGGGTACAATCAATGTTGACCAGTCAGGAGTTCTGTTGTTAATTACTGCCACCGGTACTGCTGTGAAAATGCGTTAA
- a CDS encoding YbhB/YbcL family Raf kinase inhibitor-like protein, translating to MKLESTAFDANGLIPAKYTCDGEDISPPLIWDEVPKGTKSIVLIVDDPDAPGRTFVHWVIYDIPATVRQLPEKIAAVKALPNGGVQGTNDFGKLGYGGPCPPSGIHRYFFKLYALDQELSLPIGATKNQILAAIENHVLAKVDLIGRYKRQR from the coding sequence ATGAAATTAGAAAGCACTGCCTTTGATGCTAATGGTTTAATTCCTGCAAAATATACTTGTGATGGAGAAGATATCTCCCCACCTCTGATCTGGGATGAAGTCCCCAAAGGTACAAAAAGCATAGTATTAATTGTTGATGACCCCGATGCACCTGGGCGGACATTTGTTCATTGGGTCATTTACGATATTCCAGCTACAGTTCGCCAGTTACCAGAAAAAATTGCGGCTGTTAAGGCTTTACCTAATGGTGGAGTTCAGGGGACAAATGATTTCGGCAAGTTAGGTTATGGTGGCCCCTGTCCACCCAGTGGCATCCATCGCTATTTTTTCAAACTTTATGCACTAGATCAAGAGTTAAGTTTGCCGATTGGTGCTACCAAAAACCAAATTTTAGCAGCAATAGAAAATCATGTTTTGGCGAAAGTAGATTTAATTGGACGCTATAAACGCCAACGTTAA